In Candidatus Zixiibacteriota bacterium, a genomic segment contains:
- a CDS encoding methylmalonyl-CoA mutase family protein, with protein sequence MDPLPKTSSEIPIHPLYDRWPDSFDPARELGAPGGYPFTRGVYPGMYTRRLWTMRQYAGFGTARESNQRYRYLLSQGQTGLSVAFDLPTQIGYDSDHPLAKGEVGKTGVAIDGVWDMEILLEAIPLERVSVSMTINATAAILLALVVAVAKRRGVPLPQLSGTIQNDILKEYVARGTFIYPPRPSMRLVADTIRYCHDHLPKWNPISISGYHIREAGATAVQEIAFTLANGIAYVENARAAGLAVDDFAPRLSFFLNAHNDLFEEIAKFRCARRLWAKIMKERFGAAKAESQRFRFHTQTAGSTLTAQQPLVNVPRVTLQALAAVLGGTQSLHTNAYDEALALPTAGSAELALRTQQVLAFESGITRSADPLGGSFFVESLTDELEARAVILLKTIDELGGAVAAIEKGYFAREIQRSAAEHQRRVEQGDVTVIGVNRFVADVREEAVPTTRVDSALESEQCERLHAARKGRDMRRTQVALAELERRAGGNDPLMPAIVDAVESQATVGEISDVFRRVWGEYRRNEIL encoded by the coding sequence ATGGATCCCCTGCCCAAGACATCCTCGGAGATACCGATCCACCCGCTGTACGACCGCTGGCCGGACAGCTTTGATCCTGCACGCGAACTGGGCGCACCCGGGGGTTATCCCTTTACTCGTGGGGTCTATCCCGGCATGTACACGCGGCGTCTGTGGACGATGCGCCAATACGCCGGTTTCGGCACCGCCCGCGAATCGAATCAGCGCTACCGTTACCTCCTGTCGCAGGGGCAGACCGGATTGTCGGTCGCCTTCGATCTGCCGACCCAGATCGGCTACGATTCCGATCATCCGTTGGCGAAGGGAGAAGTCGGCAAGACGGGCGTCGCCATCGACGGCGTCTGGGACATGGAAATCCTGCTCGAAGCGATTCCTCTGGAGCGCGTCTCTGTTTCGATGACGATCAACGCCACGGCGGCGATTCTTTTGGCACTGGTCGTAGCCGTGGCGAAACGGCGTGGGGTGCCCTTGCCGCAGTTGTCCGGGACAATCCAGAATGACATTCTCAAGGAATACGTCGCGCGCGGCACCTTCATCTATCCGCCGCGGCCGTCGATGCGACTGGTGGCCGATACGATCCGATACTGCCACGATCATCTACCCAAATGGAATCCGATCTCGATTTCCGGGTATCATATTCGTGAGGCGGGCGCAACGGCGGTGCAGGAGATTGCCTTCACGTTGGCCAATGGCATCGCCTATGTCGAGAACGCGCGTGCCGCGGGACTGGCGGTCGATGACTTCGCGCCGCGACTGTCATTCTTCCTCAATGCTCACAATGACCTCTTCGAGGAGATCGCGAAGTTCCGCTGCGCCCGGCGTCTCTGGGCCAAGATCATGAAGGAGCGGTTCGGTGCCGCCAAGGCGGAGTCGCAGCGGTTTCGCTTCCACACGCAGACCGCCGGTTCGACACTGACCGCCCAACAGCCGCTCGTCAATGTCCCCCGCGTGACGCTCCAGGCGCTGGCCGCGGTCCTCGGCGGCACACAATCGCTGCACACCAACGCCTATGACGAGGCCCTGGCGCTGCCGACGGCCGGTTCGGCGGAGTTGGCCCTGCGGACGCAGCAGGTACTTGCCTTCGAGTCGGGCATCACGCGCTCCGCTGATCCACTCGGTGGTTCCTTCTTTGTCGAGTCTCTGACCGACGAGTTGGAGGCACGCGCCGTGATCCTGCTGAAGACAATCGATGAACTGGGCGGGGCGGTGGCCGCCATCGAGAAAGGGTACTTCGCGCGCGAGATTCAACGCTCGGCGGCCGAGCACCAGCGCCGCGTCGAGCAGGGAGATGTCACGGTGATCGGTGTCAATCGGTTCGTCGCCGACGTCCGTGAAGAAGCGGTCCCAACAACGCGCGTCGATTCCGCTCTGGAGAGTGAGCAGTGCGAACGGCTGCATGCGGCCCGGAAGGGTCGGGACATGAGACGGACCCAAGTGGCGTTGGCCGAATTGGAGCGCCGGGCGGGCGGGAACGATCCGCTCATGCCGGCGATCGTCGACGCCGTGGAGTCGCAGGCGACGGTGGGAGAAATCTCGGATGTCTTCCGGCGCGTGTGGGGGGAATATCGCCGAAACGAAATCCTCTGA
- a CDS encoding cobalamin B12-binding domain-containing protein, which produces MKKTRILLAKPGLDGHDRGIKVIAAALRDAGFEVIYTGLRQTPEMIVEAAIQEDVDFIGMSILSGAHMTLFPDVQRLLKEKGATDIHLFGGGIIPDTEAAALEQQGVGKLFGPGTTTQEIVEYIRSVAGRRREEPVM; this is translated from the coding sequence ATGAAGAAGACCCGCATCCTTCTGGCCAAACCCGGTCTCGATGGTCACGACCGGGGCATCAAAGTGATCGCCGCCGCGTTGCGCGACGCCGGCTTCGAAGTCATCTACACCGGTCTGCGGCAGACACCGGAGATGATCGTCGAGGCGGCGATCCAGGAAGACGTCGATTTCATCGGTATGAGCATACTCTCCGGCGCGCACATGACGCTGTTCCCCGATGTGCAGCGCCTCCTGAAGGAAAAGGGAGCCACCGACATCCATCTGTTCGGCGGCGGGATTATCCCCGACACGGAAGCGGCCGCACTGGAGCAGCAGGGCGTAGGGAAGCTGTTCGGTCCCGGCACCACCACACAGGAAATCGTCGAGTACATCCGTTCGGTCGCCGGCCGCAGACGTGAAGAACCGGTGATGTAG
- a CDS encoding acyl-CoA dehydrogenase family protein: MIRFNVDERQAPVREMVRQFAEKEIIPVCQEMDRRPEPQAFPFDHYKKLAKAGFIGYRLPKEYGGSGKSGIEYTTLLEELAYYDAPTCLLTAVPVLATEPIWRHATEEQRRQYIPRIVTAEIIPAFALTEPDAGSDAANQKTEARIDGDHYVINGEKIFIMHGDVANLFVLFGKVNEPGVRDKVSAWIVEDNGGNGIRKEPLRYKMGMKAATTGRLWFKDVRVPKSAMLGERSKAFRYAMMTLDAARIGVAAQGLGLAERALDESIQYAKKRQVFGAPLANLQAIQWMIADMNTRIEAARGLVYRAALLQDKGEKYSIDASMAKLYATETANFCVDRAMQIHAGYGYIGEFSIIEKLYRDQRITEIYEGTSEIQRLVIAGTLLRDPASS, encoded by the coding sequence ATGATCAGATTCAACGTCGACGAACGTCAGGCGCCGGTTCGGGAAATGGTACGGCAGTTTGCGGAGAAGGAGATCATTCCGGTTTGCCAGGAAATGGACCGTCGTCCGGAACCGCAGGCCTTTCCCTTCGATCACTACAAGAAGCTCGCCAAGGCGGGATTCATCGGGTACCGCTTGCCGAAGGAGTACGGTGGCTCGGGCAAGTCGGGAATCGAGTACACCACGCTCTTGGAGGAACTGGCCTACTACGACGCGCCGACCTGTCTGCTGACCGCCGTGCCGGTCTTGGCGACCGAGCCGATCTGGCGCCATGCGACCGAGGAGCAGCGACGCCAGTACATCCCCCGCATCGTCACGGCCGAGATCATTCCCGCCTTCGCGCTGACTGAGCCGGATGCCGGCTCCGATGCCGCCAATCAGAAGACCGAGGCGCGGATCGATGGCGATCACTACGTCATCAACGGCGAGAAGATCTTCATCATGCACGGCGATGTCGCCAACCTGTTCGTCCTGTTCGGCAAGGTGAATGAACCCGGCGTGCGCGACAAAGTCTCCGCCTGGATCGTCGAAGACAACGGTGGGAATGGGATTCGCAAGGAGCCGTTGCGTTACAAGATGGGGATGAAGGCCGCCACCACCGGCCGCCTCTGGTTCAAGGACGTCCGTGTGCCGAAGTCGGCGATGCTGGGCGAACGCAGCAAGGCGTTTCGCTACGCCATGATGACCCTGGATGCCGCACGCATCGGCGTGGCGGCGCAGGGACTGGGATTGGCCGAACGGGCCTTGGATGAGTCGATCCAATACGCGAAGAAGCGCCAGGTCTTTGGCGCGCCGCTGGCGAACCTGCAGGCGATCCAGTGGATGATCGCCGACATGAACACGCGCATCGAGGCCGCCCGTGGGCTCGTGTATCGCGCCGCCCTGCTGCAGGACAAAGGCGAGAAGTACAGCATCGATGCCTCGATGGCAAAGCTCTATGCCACCGAGACGGCGAATTTCTGCGTCGATCGCGCCATGCAGATTCACGCCGGCTATGGCTACATCGGCGAATTCTCGATCATCGAGAAGTTGTACCGCGATCAACGGATCACGGAGATTTACGAGGGGACATCGGAAATCCAACGGCTGGTGATTGCCGGCACGCTGTTGCGCGATCCGGCGTCGTCGTAA
- a CDS encoding MBL fold metallo-hydrolase, whose product MTDHLIQSIRLGDWEVVGFVESDFALDGGSMFGVVPRSMWQKLLPPDDQNRIPMRTNLFLVKTGRDNVLIDTGLGDALSDFDRKVYAPRGPSRMDSSLAAVGVTPESVTHVVFSHLHTDHSNGALAGDPDQPRLRFPNARYHVQAAEWDDAMHPNERTSAVYLRHRLQPLADSGRLHLLNGDSEILPGIAGIRTGGHTQGHQAVSVTSAGERFLYYADIIPTRFHLKGPYVAAVDLFPLETMAVKRALLADCCGTSTVIGFDHDMNFIFGRIVPREKWLDVVPVDSVSVAVS is encoded by the coding sequence ATGACCGACCACTTGATCCAATCGATCCGTCTCGGTGACTGGGAGGTCGTCGGCTTCGTGGAGAGTGATTTTGCGCTCGACGGCGGCTCGATGTTTGGTGTTGTGCCCCGTTCGATGTGGCAGAAGCTGTTGCCACCCGATGATCAGAACCGCATCCCCATGCGGACGAACCTCTTTCTCGTGAAGACCGGCCGCGATAATGTCCTCATTGACACCGGCCTGGGTGACGCGCTGTCGGATTTTGATCGCAAGGTCTATGCGCCCCGTGGTCCCTCACGGATGGATTCCTCGCTGGCGGCTGTCGGCGTGACCCCGGAGTCGGTCACGCATGTCGTCTTCTCGCACTTGCACACCGATCACTCCAACGGTGCACTGGCGGGCGATCCGGATCAGCCGCGCCTCCGATTCCCCAATGCCCGGTACCACGTGCAAGCCGCAGAGTGGGACGACGCAATGCACCCGAATGAACGCACGTCGGCGGTCTATCTCCGCCATCGTCTGCAACCGTTGGCCGATTCGGGACGTCTCCATCTGCTGAACGGCGACTCCGAAATCCTGCCGGGGATCGCGGGGATACGGACCGGGGGCCACACGCAGGGGCATCAGGCGGTCTCTGTCACCTCGGCCGGAGAGCGGTTCCTATACTACGCCGACATCATTCCCACACGATTTCACCTCAAGGGTCCCTATGTCGCCGCTGTCGATCTTTTCCCCTTGGAGACGATGGCGGTCAAGCGCGCCCTGCTGGCGGATTGCTGCGGCACATCGACGGTGATCGGATTTGACCACGACATGAACTTCATATTCGGCCGTATTGTGCCTCGTGAGAAGTGGCTCGATGTTGTCCCGGTGGACAGCGTGAGCGTTGCAGTCTCGTGA
- the mce gene encoding methylmalonyl-CoA epimerase, producing the protein MAKKIAHVAVAVQNLDRACDFYRDVMGARIEGRRIMPDQKVELAFAVFDAGTKLELLMPTQEDSPLGKFLRKHGPGLHHVSITVEGIERQLEFLADHGVKIIDAQPRRGAENDRIAFLHPSSTLGVLMELSEPATDAH; encoded by the coding sequence ATGGCAAAGAAGATCGCTCATGTGGCCGTCGCGGTGCAGAACCTCGACCGCGCCTGCGACTTCTACCGTGATGTCATGGGGGCCAGGATCGAGGGACGTCGCATAATGCCCGACCAGAAGGTCGAGCTCGCCTTCGCGGTCTTCGACGCCGGGACCAAACTGGAGCTCTTGATGCCGACCCAGGAGGATTCTCCGCTGGGGAAGTTCCTGCGCAAGCACGGACCGGGCCTGCATCACGTGAGCATTACGGTGGAAGGAATCGAGCGGCAACTGGAGTTTTTGGCCGACCACGGTGTCAAAATTATCGATGCCCAACCACGGCGCGGCGCCGAGAACGATCGCATTGCCTTCCTGCATCCCTCTTCGACGCTGGGTGTACTGATGGAATTGTCGGAACCGGCGACGGATGCGCACTGA
- a CDS encoding CoA transferase subunit A, which yields MNKVVADAKTALGRVGLKDGMTIMVGGFGLCGIPENLILALRDSGVKELTVISNNAGVDDFGLGLLLQTRQIRKMVSTYVGENAIFEQQFLRGELELEFVPQGTFAERIRAGGAGIPAFFTPTGVGTLIAEGKETRVIDGREYVLERALTADLSLVKAYQGDALGNLIYRKTARNFNPMIATAGRITVAEVEHLVPIGSLEPDSVHTPGIYVTHVLQGSKYEKRIEQRTVRPREGK from the coding sequence ATGAACAAGGTTGTCGCCGATGCGAAAACGGCCCTGGGCCGGGTGGGACTCAAGGATGGCATGACCATCATGGTCGGCGGCTTCGGGCTCTGCGGCATCCCGGAGAATTTGATCCTGGCCCTGCGCGATTCCGGCGTCAAGGAGCTGACCGTCATCTCCAACAATGCCGGCGTCGACGACTTCGGGCTGGGGCTGCTGTTGCAAACGCGGCAGATCCGCAAGATGGTCTCCACCTACGTCGGCGAGAACGCCATCTTCGAGCAACAGTTCCTGCGCGGTGAGCTGGAGTTGGAATTCGTTCCCCAGGGAACGTTTGCCGAGAGGATTCGCGCCGGCGGCGCCGGTATTCCGGCCTTCTTCACGCCGACCGGCGTCGGGACCCTGATTGCCGAAGGCAAGGAGACCCGCGTCATCGACGGGCGGGAGTACGTTCTGGAGCGGGCCCTGACCGCGGACTTGTCCCTCGTCAAGGCATACCAGGGCGACGCGCTGGGAAACCTGATCTACCGCAAGACGGCACGCAATTTCAACCCGATGATTGCGACCGCCGGACGAATCACGGTCGCCGAGGTGGAGCATCTTGTGCCCATCGGTTCCCTCGAGCCGGATTCCGTGCACACGCCGGGGATCTACGTGACCCATGTCTTGCAGGGGAGCAAGTACGAGAAACGGATCGAGCAGCGCACGGTGCGTCCGCGCGAGGGGAAGTGA
- a CDS encoding NAD-dependent epimerase/dehydratase family protein, with protein sequence MKIFITGATGYIGFHVACALRRAGHEVWGLVRRPEKASILVHNEIHPVIGSMERPESYQADAAACAVLVHAAQDQRGDTVGLDRRTVETLISLGGQGSQPKTLLYTSGVWIYGDTGRRLVDETTPLAPVPLVAWRPPIEQAVLNASGVRPVVIRPGCVYGRQGGLTGLWFDGAVRQREVTVVGDGNNRWTMIHVDDLADGYVRVIESGAYGEIFNFTDRSRATVAEMARAASRAAGCDGEVRFVPVAEAAKTMGGFADCLALDQHVDSRKAVRVLGWQPRHGGFVDGVDLFFASWKAAHSE encoded by the coding sequence ATGAAGATCTTCATCACAGGAGCCACCGGATACATCGGTTTTCATGTGGCGTGCGCGTTGCGACGCGCCGGTCATGAGGTCTGGGGGTTGGTTCGCCGCCCCGAGAAGGCGTCGATTCTGGTTCACAACGAGATTCATCCGGTGATCGGAAGCATGGAACGCCCGGAAAGCTACCAGGCCGACGCCGCAGCGTGCGCTGTGCTGGTGCACGCCGCGCAGGATCAGCGCGGGGATACTGTTGGGCTCGACCGTCGCACGGTGGAAACGTTGATCAGTTTGGGTGGGCAGGGGTCACAGCCCAAGACGCTCTTATACACGAGCGGGGTGTGGATCTACGGCGACACCGGACGACGACTCGTGGATGAGACGACGCCGCTGGCGCCGGTCCCGCTTGTGGCTTGGCGGCCGCCGATCGAGCAGGCAGTCCTGAACGCCTCGGGTGTTCGTCCCGTGGTAATCCGTCCCGGATGCGTCTATGGGCGGCAGGGTGGATTGACCGGCCTGTGGTTTGATGGCGCAGTCCGCCAAAGAGAGGTGACTGTGGTCGGCGACGGAAACAACCGTTGGACCATGATCCACGTGGATGATCTGGCCGACGGTTATGTGCGCGTGATTGAGAGCGGTGCCTACGGTGAGATCTTCAATTTCACCGATCGCTCCCGTGCGACCGTTGCGGAAATGGCGCGCGCGGCATCGCGTGCGGCCGGATGCGACGGCGAGGTTCGCTTCGTCCCTGTGGCCGAGGCGGCCAAGACCATGGGTGGTTTCGCCGACTGCCTGGCACTCGATCAGCACGTCGATTCGCGCAAAGCCGTCCGCGTGTTGGGTTGGCAGCCGCGGCACGGCGGTTTCGTCGATGGTGTCGATCTGTTTTTCGCGTCGTGGAAGGCGGCGCACTCCGAGTAG
- a CDS encoding acyl-CoA carboxylase subunit beta translates to MDANTPIDRLHEMRRLAAEPGGAQRIAAQRAKGKLLARERLEILLDEGSFEEIDRFVTHRSTDFGLGDQRPLGDGVITGSGRIEGRSVFVFSQDFTVFGGSLAEGHARKICKIMDLALRTGSPVIGLNDSGGARIQEGVVSLGGYADIFLRNTLCSGVIPQISLILGPCAGGAVYSPAITDFILMARGSSYMFVTGPNVVKTVTHEEVDFDGLGGAQVHAEKSGIAHLVGENEAETILLTRRLFGYLPQNNIDLPPQRECQDPFDRADAELDAIVPPDPHKPYDIKDVIASVVDDREFLELQPDHAANIVIGFARLGGRSIGIVANQPAVLAGVLDIASSLKGARFVRFCDCFNIPLVVFEDVPGFLPGVAQEHGGIIKHGAKLLYAFCEATVPKVTVITRKAYGGAYDVMNSKHVRGDYNVAWPTAEIAVMGPKGAAEIIFRQQIGAAADPMAETERLAEEYRAKFANPYIAAQYGYIDDVIEPRETRFRLIRALMLLESKKDTNPPRKHGNIPL, encoded by the coding sequence ATGGACGCAAACACGCCGATTGATCGCCTGCACGAGATGCGTCGCCTGGCGGCCGAGCCGGGCGGGGCCCAACGCATCGCCGCCCAGCGTGCCAAGGGAAAGCTCCTGGCGCGGGAACGGTTGGAGATTCTTCTCGACGAGGGGAGCTTCGAGGAGATTGACCGCTTCGTCACACACCGTTCGACGGACTTTGGTCTCGGCGATCAGCGTCCATTGGGCGACGGCGTGATCACCGGCTCGGGACGAATCGAGGGCCGGTCGGTGTTTGTCTTCAGCCAGGACTTCACCGTCTTCGGCGGCTCGCTGGCCGAGGGCCATGCGCGCAAGATCTGCAAGATCATGGATCTGGCCCTGCGCACCGGTTCGCCCGTGATTGGTCTCAACGACTCCGGTGGCGCGCGCATTCAGGAGGGCGTGGTTTCGCTCGGCGGCTACGCCGACATCTTTCTGCGCAATACCCTGTGTTCCGGAGTGATTCCCCAGATCTCGCTGATTCTGGGCCCCTGCGCCGGCGGCGCCGTCTATTCGCCGGCGATCACCGACTTCATTCTCATGGCGCGCGGCAGCTCCTACATGTTTGTGACCGGTCCCAACGTCGTCAAAACCGTGACCCACGAGGAAGTCGACTTCGACGGTCTCGGCGGCGCACAAGTGCACGCGGAAAAGAGCGGCATCGCCCATCTGGTCGGCGAAAACGAGGCCGAGACGATCCTCTTGACCCGGCGTCTGTTTGGCTATTTACCCCAGAACAACATCGATCTGCCGCCTCAGCGGGAATGCCAGGACCCGTTCGATCGTGCCGACGCGGAACTCGATGCCATTGTTCCGCCGGATCCCCACAAGCCGTATGACATCAAAGACGTGATTGCGAGCGTCGTCGATGATCGCGAGTTCCTGGAGCTGCAGCCGGACCATGCCGCCAACATCGTGATCGGCTTCGCCCGGCTGGGCGGACGTTCCATTGGCATTGTGGCTAATCAACCCGCGGTCCTCGCGGGTGTGCTCGACATCGCCTCCTCGCTCAAGGGCGCACGCTTCGTGCGCTTCTGCGATTGCTTCAACATTCCTCTGGTTGTCTTTGAGGATGTGCCGGGATTCCTGCCGGGGGTGGCCCAGGAACATGGTGGGATCATCAAACACGGCGCCAAGCTCCTGTATGCCTTCTGTGAGGCCACCGTGCCCAAGGTCACGGTGATCACACGCAAAGCGTACGGCGGGGCCTATGACGTCATGAATTCCAAGCATGTGCGCGGCGACTACAACGTCGCCTGGCCGACCGCGGAGATCGCCGTGATGGGGCCCAAGGGTGCCGCCGAGATCATCTTCCGTCAGCAGATCGGGGCCGCCGCCGACCCGATGGCCGAGACCGAGCGGCTCGCCGAGGAATACCGCGCCAAGTTCGCCAATCCCTACATCGCCGCTCAGTACGGCTACATCGATGACGTCATTGAGCCGCGCGAGACGCGTTTCCGTCTGATTCGCGCCCTGATGCTGCTGGAATCAAAGAAAGATACGAATCCCCCGCGCAAGCACGGCAACATCCCGCTGTAG
- a CDS encoding biotin/lipoyl-containing protein — MKGYITDIDGQRHRIELDDGGVTVRLDGAAVDVSPAWLGHAGRDLLVVLNGRSYDIRIEEENEHLVLTHAGWRYHCQVLDERMADIKRRAGMADRPVGRAVVKSPMPGLVVKLLVESGATVQKGERLLILEAMKMENDVKAPCAGTVTQIRVNAGEAVDAGRELVVIEP; from the coding sequence ATGAAGGGGTACATCACCGACATCGACGGTCAGCGGCACCGTATCGAGCTCGATGACGGCGGCGTCACGGTGCGGCTGGATGGCGCGGCGGTGGATGTCTCGCCCGCGTGGCTGGGCCATGCGGGGCGGGATCTCCTGGTCGTATTGAACGGTCGATCCTATGACATCCGCATCGAAGAGGAGAACGAACACCTCGTGCTGACGCACGCCGGTTGGCGGTACCATTGCCAGGTTCTGGATGAACGCATGGCCGATATCAAGCGCCGGGCTGGGATGGCAGACCGCCCGGTTGGTCGCGCGGTCGTGAAATCCCCGATGCCGGGACTGGTCGTCAAACTGCTGGTCGAGTCGGGGGCCACGGTCCAGAAGGGAGAGCGGCTTTTGATCCTCGAAGCCATGAAGATGGAGAACGACGTCAAGGCACCGTGCGCCGGAACAGTGACTCAGATCAGAGTGAATGCGGGCGAGGCGGTCGACGCTGGCCGCGAGCTCGTTGTGATCGAACCGTAG
- a CDS encoding transposase — translation MNRPSWVMGLPHNRPTRRSVRLRGYDYTRAGAYFLTICTEDRAMSLGIVGNDSVVLNTLGQVVADSWLWLARQYDYVELDEWIIMPNHLHGIVVVGREDAGGSRTAPTAIPDVERKSIGRVVGAFKTVSTKHVNRIKGTPGATPWQRNYYEHVIRDDDELNRVRLYIQCNPARWAMDRENPSGIVPVPVDGDCL, via the coding sequence GTGAACCGCCCGTCTTGGGTGATGGGCCTTCCTCACAATCGACCCACGCGCCGGTCTGTCCGACTTCGCGGCTATGACTACACGCGCGCTGGCGCCTATTTTCTGACGATCTGCACCGAGGACCGGGCCATGTCGCTGGGCATCGTGGGGAATGACTCCGTTGTCTTGAACACCCTCGGGCAGGTCGTTGCCGACTCGTGGTTGTGGCTGGCCCGACAATACGACTATGTGGAACTGGACGAGTGGATCATCATGCCGAACCACCTGCATGGCATCGTCGTGGTCGGGCGGGAGGATGCGGGCGGTTCTCGAACCGCCCCTACAGCAATTCCGGATGTGGAGAGGAAATCCATCGGTCGGGTTGTTGGGGCGTTCAAGACGGTTTCGACAAAGCATGTCAATCGGATCAAGGGGACACCCGGGGCGACTCCTTGGCAACGCAATTACTACGAGCATGTCATCCGCGATGACGACGAACTGAACCGCGTCCGACTCTACATTCAATGCAATCCTGCGCGCTGGGCCATGGACCGGGAGAATCCCAGCGGGATTGTCCCAGTCCCTGTGGATGGCGACTGCCTGTAG
- a CDS encoding acetyl-CoA carboxylase biotin carboxylase subunit: MRRVLIANRGEIAVRVIRACRRYGLESAAVYSDADRAALHVRMADFAYAIGPAAPTASYLNIDKLMAVAAEAGADAVHPGYGFLSENPAFAARVAAAGLTWIGPPAAAISLMGDKIAARRLMRRQGVPVVPGSEGAIDNAGDALTKAEQGGFPVLLKAVAGGGGKGMRLVERAADWQAALEGAAREAQRAFGDGRMYWEKYIQQPRHVEIQILGGPDGRAYALFERECSIQRRHQKVIEESPSPIMTPALRAQMAQAAVAAAEACGYVNAGTVEFLVDADRTFYFLEMNTRLQVEHPVTEMVTGIDLVVEQFRIAEGVGWQPPQLPPEPFGHAIEFRIYAEDPQNNFLPAPGTLEIYREPQGPGVRVDSGVYQGADVSVHYDPLVAKLVVWGRDRAEAMARSETALEEFAVGGVMTTIGFHRQVLQHSEFRRGNLSTDFIARHFGDGPAPLVPNDDLRRALAVSAALYAHRRGERRSRFVPKASGGGNGRATWATAARQQAVQRWPV, from the coding sequence ATGCGCCGAGTCCTGATTGCCAACCGGGGAGAGATCGCGGTGCGGGTCATCCGTGCCTGCCGGCGCTATGGACTCGAATCGGCCGCCGTCTATTCCGATGCCGACCGCGCGGCGCTGCATGTGCGCATGGCCGACTTTGCGTACGCCATCGGTCCTGCCGCTCCGACCGCCAGTTACCTCAACATCGACAAGCTGATGGCCGTTGCCGCCGAGGCGGGGGCGGATGCGGTTCATCCGGGGTACGGTTTCCTGTCGGAGAACCCGGCATTTGCGGCTCGCGTCGCGGCGGCGGGTCTGACCTGGATCGGTCCACCGGCGGCCGCGATTTCTCTCATGGGAGACAAAATCGCCGCACGGCGTTTGATGCGGCGACAGGGCGTGCCCGTCGTGCCGGGATCGGAAGGCGCGATCGACAATGCCGGGGATGCGCTTACCAAAGCCGAGCAGGGTGGATTTCCGGTACTGCTCAAGGCGGTCGCCGGCGGCGGCGGCAAGGGAATGCGTCTGGTCGAACGGGCCGCCGATTGGCAGGCCGCGCTCGAAGGCGCCGCCCGTGAAGCACAACGCGCCTTCGGGGACGGGCGCATGTACTGGGAGAAGTACATTCAACAGCCGCGTCATGTGGAGATACAGATCCTCGGCGGGCCCGATGGCCGCGCGTATGCGTTGTTTGAACGGGAGTGCTCCATCCAGCGCCGGCATCAGAAGGTCATCGAGGAATCGCCATCGCCGATCATGACTCCGGCGCTGCGAGCGCAGATGGCGCAGGCGGCGGTCGCCGCGGCGGAAGCGTGCGGTTACGTCAACGCCGGGACGGTGGAGTTCCTCGTCGATGCCGACCGGACATTCTACTTTTTGGAAATGAACACGCGCCTGCAAGTTGAGCACCCGGTGACCGAAATGGTGACCGGCATTGACTTGGTCGTTGAGCAATTCCGGATCGCGGAGGGTGTCGGCTGGCAGCCGCCGCAGTTGCCGCCCGAGCCGTTCGGCCACGCGATCGAATTCCGCATCTATGCGGAGGATCCGCAAAACAACTTCCTGCCGGCGCCGGGCACTTTGGAAATCTACCGCGAGCCGCAGGGTCCCGGCGTGCGCGTCGACTCCGGCGTCTACCAGGGGGCGGACGTCTCGGTCCACTATGATCCGCTGGTTGCCAAGCTCGTTGTTTGGGGGCGTGACCGCGCTGAAGCGATGGCCCGGTCCGAGACGGCCTTGGAGGAATTCGCAGTCGGCGGCGTGATGACGACAATCGGATTCCACCGTCAGGTGCTGCAGCATTCGGAATTCCGACGCGGCAATCTGAGCACCGATTTCATTGCGCGTCACTTCGGCGATGGTCCGGCGCCTCTCGTCCCCAATGACGATCTGCGTCGTGCCTTGGCCGTGTCGGCGGCGCTCTATGCCCATCGCCGCGGCGAGCGACGTTCACGGTTCGTACCGAAGGCATCAGGCGGCGGCAATGGCCGGGCCACGTGGGCCACGGCGGCACGTCAGCAAGCCGTACAACGTTGGCCGGTATAA